Part of the Xenopus tropicalis strain Nigerian chromosome 3, UCB_Xtro_10.0, whole genome shotgun sequence genome, CCACTGGTACATATCCCTGCACTCTGTACCCTAAAGTGCTCATTTCTCAGCTCCTGCAATGAGACGCTAAGGCTCACTATAAGAGTCCAATGTATTCTGCCTATAGATACATTACTAGTAACAAAACGTAAAATAAACTCACATAAAGTCCAGTCACAGCAGTGGTTTCCTCAGGAAGAAAAGCCCAATTTGATGGCACAGTCCTTGATCTTTGTTGGAGAAGGGATCAAAGGAAATAACCCAGAGTATAATTTTTCCAGCTAACGACTGAATTCCTTTTCACCCTCACCTTGAGACGCTGAAAGGAGGGCAATAGCTGCTAAGCTGACTAGCTATCAAAGGCATCATCACTAGGGTGTTGGCTAACGTGATAGCACTTATCAATATCCTGATGGTAACTGTTCTCATGGCAGCCATATGCAGGCAGATTTAAGCAGCTGGTTCTAGTccttcagcatcttatctgcctatGAATGGGGCCCTCCAATAGGTCTCccccaaaaattggccagatgtcaatcagcCAGGCTtaatttttctgtcagatcaaggaccacattggctaaagaagtgctgtccaactggtgcccCACAGGACGCATGCAGCCCGCAACCCACTTTGTGTGCCCCcacctggctgctgtgactgcttacctttgtgtaagctttaaatggtatcagaaccatactctgcctgccctatgctgcctgtgtgtgccatactctgcctgccctatgctgcctgtgtgtgccatagtctgcctgccctatgctgcctgtgtgtaccatagtctgcctgccctatgctgcctgtgtgtgccatactctgcctgccctatgctgcctgtgtgtgtcatactctgcctgccctatgctgcctgtatgtgccatagtctgcctgccctatgctgcctgtgtgtgccatgatctgcctgccctatgctgcctgtgtgtgccatagtctgcctgccctatgctgcctgtgtgtgccatactctgcctgccctatgctgcctgtatgtgtcatactctgcttgccctatgctgtctctgtgtgccatagtctgcttgccctatgctgcctgtgtgtgccatgatctgcctgccctatgctgtctgtgtgtgccatactctgcctgccctatgctgcctgtgtgtgctatactctgcctgccctatgctgcctgtatgtgtcatactctgcctgccctatgctgcttgtgtgtgccataatctgcctgccctatgctgcctttgtgtgtcatactctgcctgccctatgctgcctgtgtgtgccatgatctgcctgccctatgctgcctgtgtgtgccatagtctgcctgccctatgctgcctgtgtgtgccatactctgcctgccctatgctgcctgtgtgtgccataatctgcctgccctatgctgcctgtgtgtgtcatactctacctgccctatgctgtctatgggaggtgaaccaggcagggatttgttgtgggagtttgttagcagttggaaatagtcattatatggtccctaaggtgtgtaattatgtgctggggttgctgtgctatccacaggggagcagAAGACatgatttaagggtgtggcttaatatgacataatatcattctttcacatatgaatgatgggtgaCATCCTCACAGTGAGCACCAgccttttgtttatttgctgcgctaccaccattaatgtgggtatggtcttaaaagctcttgtgataacatgggtgtggtttaaagtgggtgcggttttaaaaagcggagtggtcaaaactggttttcattatcggccctccaccatgtaggccagaaacattgtggccctcagtaccacagaagttggacagcactaggcTAAAGGATCGCATTGGAATGATATTGCCTGCCCAAGGTGGGTATATCTGGAGAAAAAAGTGGGGTCAAAATCTTGTCACCTCGCCCCTTTCATACTGGCCCCAATTGAATCCAGATCCTACTTGACTAGTTAGCCCATAAATCAGACCTGCGTCCCTTAACACAAGGACCCAGATGAAATAAGGTAGAATGCCCCAGAGATATCATAAAAAGTTGGCTGGAAAAATGAAAGTAATGCCTGATGCGTTTCGCCTATAACAACTCTTTCTCAAAGCTACACTATAGAAACAAATCATCTGCATGGGTGTGAGCAAGGCTAGAGAATTCCAGGTAACTATGTAGTTCTTTAGTGCAGCTTTGCTCACCCTACCCATGGTTACCCATGGTCACCTGCTGCTAATACAGAAACGGGTGCAGATACGCGGCACATGATAGAGCACCGAGCCGTGGGAAAAGCAATATTTATGGCCAGGGAAACAATAATACGTTTTCAGCTCTTTCCCAAGCTAAGATCCTATACTGTCACTGCCAAATCttccttttatttattcttttatatatatagctttattaTCGCCTTCTGACCATTATCACCATCTCATGACCATTCTCCCTCACATGTCCCTGTTTACCATCTGTCTGGGTTTCATACAGTCTGTCCTATCATGATTAATAGGGTACAAGGGTGACAGGGAGTGGCGCACCTTTCAGAGAAATTGCCCAAGTTATAGAAATGTGTTATCCGAATGTTAGCCAACAAGGCAGAGATCAGTTGTTTGGCTACTATTCTGTGCCTATTGTACtgttctgtatactgtatataatatatataacttaTACACACTGAATTGGCTTGAGTTGTGATTTTTAAAGTCACCTTGGGTTCTGTGGCCTGTATGGATGTCTGTTGCTACTAGtattatatttattgatattaataACCTGTACATTATATCCTTTGTAACCCCTTTTTAGCTGTAATGGACCATGACCAGCTAgttaggttagagcatggggtacattgaaCTCCTATACCATAAGATAGGCCTTCACTAGGTGGAAGTGTATGTATGGagggtgttgttaaactacacctcccactggcAAATGTAAATTAGTGATGTAAAAGAAGAATGTCAGGACACTGGAACTAACAGCTTTATCGTCCAATAGCAatgcagggttatcaatactcacaaatgcaggtGAAATGGCAGGTATGCGGATACACAAGAATGCACTACTATGGAGGACCAGCTGGACAAGTAGATTAAGCTCCTTATGGTTTCTAAGGAGGGTTAGGGTTTCTACTGTCATCGGAaagtatgtattttttcaaaacctatcagttaatagagcttttcctgcagaatcctgcattggaatctgtttttcaaatgcgcaaattttaaaatttccacagtcatgtgacctgtgctctgataaacttcagtcacactttttcAGTCaccaacatttgttggttcaagaataaaactttaaatggcagagtgaattatttgctatgtaaacagtgtcatttagaaataaaaagtacgccattaaaatcatgacagaatccctttaaatggcCCAGATCCCAACAGGAGACTTGATCAGGGAGAATACTCaaagcctgatacccttgtcactactgcagtCCCTTTACTAAGGCAGCAGAGTGTGTATGCCTTCCCTATGTACCCATGCCTTCCCTATGTACCCATACCTTCCCTATGTACCCATGCCTTCCCTATGTACCCATACCTTCCCTATGTACCCATGCCTTCCCTATGTACCCATACCTTCCCTATGTACCCATGCCTTCCCTATGTACCCATACCTTCCCTATGTACCCATGCCTTCCCTATGTACCCATGCCTTCCCTATGTACCCATACCTTCCCTATGTACCCATACCTTCCCTATGTACCCATGCCTTCCCTATGTACCCATACCTTCCCTATGTACCCATGCCTTCCCTATGTACCCATACCTTCCCTATGTACCCATACCTTCCCTATGTACCCATACCTTCCCTATGTACCCATGCCTTCCCTATGTACCCATACCTTCCCTATGTACCCATGCCTTCCCTATGTACCCATACCTTCCCTATGTACCCATGCCTTCCCTATGTACCCATGCCTTCCCTATGTACCCATGCCTTCCCTAAGTatgcattattattaacatttatttataaagcaccaacatattccgcagcgctgtacaataagtcggtttcatacattagacatacagagtaacatataaggcatcaatcctaaaaataatactaagtggctcagttttTACAGTAATAGGGGGGAATGTATGTATACAAGCCTCAGTGTATATAATCCCCAGGCTATCTTTCAAAGCTAAACGCAAATGAAGTGATAACAAGCTCACCCCGTAAATTGTGTGGTCTGGGTGTGTAAACCccggaccctccacctccaacacaaGACTTTAAAACAGTCCTGGCCCAATGTTATTGGGAAAtgcactcaccaaagacaagtggtcCCGGTACAGCGCCCTGAACCTGTAGTTTGAGATATTAAACgaacatcagtttgaagagaaatggcacgcactccttggtccactaaaacttgtctttattgtattgtccttctttgttttaagatctctacaataaagacaagttttagtggaccaatgagtgcgtgccatttctcttcaaactaatatataaggcaatcaataaccgatacaagaggtgaagggagtcctgcccaaaagagcttacaatcaaagggtTGAGACACCAGGTGTGGGAATGCATGCCTTCTCTGGCTGTCTCTGCTAATTAGACAGCATGTATGAGTTCTCTAGTCACGCACCTTCTGTCTCATACTATCTGTGTGACAACACAGGTTCATGATTAAATCATACGGACATCAGGACTATTCATGCACACTGCTATGCAAAGTTGCGAATTCTGCTAATAATTTTTGTGGGAACATTTGCTATCATTTTCAATTGTGAAATCCATCCTTTTTTCAAAACAGTGATTGAGTTTGCACACTCATTTTCATGAAGCCAATTCTCGTGTAGCGAGGGGGGCTGTGTTTAGGGTCTTGCCGTGCCCTGGGGACTGGATCTCAGCACGTCACCTGCTAATACCCGGCTTTCAGCTCAGTAGCTCCTGAGAGAAGAGTCTTACTCCCCATTTATATGGCACCAGTATGTCCATCCCACAACATTGTGCCACCAGACTTGGCTCTAGTTATGGGCAATAGAATCAAATGAATTTCTCCTCCCACTATCAGTCTTTGCTATGAGGTTAGGAGGCCTCCACACTCCTGTCAACAAAGGAACAGCACTTCTAATTCTAATAAAGTGCCTTATGTTACCATATGGCAGCACCCATAGGCAAGGCTAAAGGTGAATGGTCACGCTTGGTCAagccaataataataaatattatatgaatAAAATGCTTCTTATGTAGGCTGGCCGGGCAAATAGTGGCCATTCACTCATTGTTGTATTTTGTTGGGTTGGGTACTGCcgtgagttaaaggaacagtaacaccaaaaaatgaaaactttataaagtaaatgaaatataatgcactggtaaaactggggtgtttgctacagtaacgctactatagtttatataaataagctgctgtgtagccacgggggcagccattcaagctggaaaaaaggagaaaaggcacaggttacatagcagataacagataagctctgtataatacaatagtgttttatctgttatctgctatgtaacctgtgccttttctcctttgaatggctgcccccatggctacacaccatttttctttatataaaccatagtagtgtttctggggcaaacacaccagttgtaccagtgcagggcaacagtacattatatttgaatttcttttatacacttaaatgttttgatgttactgttcctttaaaaggattGTGGTCTTTGTTTTTCCATAATATGTCTTTAAAATaccaaagtaacaaaaataagttataataaGTTCTACACACAGAAACATTTATTCAACattcatactataccaaacaatagGAGATATCTTAATTCCTAGGTTCCTCCCTTCTAGCGCATTGGGTGCCTCATCAAGGAAGGCGTGGCATTTCCTATTGCCTACATCAATGAACAATACATCTCACAGGGCCTATAAGGTAAACCCTCTGTCCCTGGGTATGCTTTGCTATGGATTTTGGTTGATATTGATTTGAATGCACCAAATAAATTTGTTATGTGCAAAACTCTTAATAGTGGTATTTTTATCTGTAAAATATTCAGGACCTTAGCAGTTGTCCACACATATAACTGttgctatatatattatatatttatatgccttAGCAAGGCACTTTATGCTGAAGATGTGCTTACTGTTAGGCCAGACCTATGGAGAAGTCAGTGCGTGGAAATGTTATCAAGGAGCTGCTAAAGGTGACTTTGAAGGCTACAGAAATAGTGCACACAGGGAAGGGACATTGTATGCCCAAAGGCTACAGAACACATGGCACAGCTGCCAGCTATAACTATATCCAGGCACTGCCCTATGGTTATGGTACAGAATCCTTTTTACCTCTGGAGTTCTATAGAAGGCCAATACTGGGGGCTCAACTACTAAATATTGTTTTCTAGGGCTTTGTTGATgtaacaggcccagactggcaatctctaGATtgaaggggctgctgtaagatcttatagacagtcaatatttattaggctagtgggggctatttgggcctgtgcacttgaaatgcctattttgaatccaagccCAGACCAGACCTGGCAAGTAACTCCACATGGTTACTCTGCATGGTAGCCTTTGGAATAGAAAATAGAGTATACCCAACAGCTGCTGGGTAGAGAGTTGCCTGTTGGATTCCAGCCTTTAAACACAGACCAAGGTTCTGCAGTTAGATGATCCACCAAAAAAtgatttgctgtggggcccagtaactgaCACCACCGTGAAGAATTGGACTGATCATTTCTGGAGGTACCGTGGCTTGTGTTTTGGTGTAATAAGAGGTGCCAGGTTTGCACCAGTTTTACTAACCCATAGCACCTGGTCAACttgtacaaaaataattttattacttatataaCTATAAACATTAGTTGAAttctacacacatatatacagctcaaaataaatacattaaattgtGCAAcgtcaataaataaataatgcctgTAAACTATGTCCCATAGAATGGACCAGTAAAATTCAAGTTGCAGATGGAGCATCAAGGTACTGTTCAAGGTAACGGACTGTTAGGGGATGTCATGCTTGGGGAGCTGAAGAGCCAGAATATTGCACATCCCTTTCATAGAAGGGAACAATCTTTGGCAGCCTGTGCAATCCGTATAGTCAAGGAACACATGTGCTAGGATTGCCTGAAGGGATATAGTTCTCGTGTAAGGTTGGTGGTGTAGCAGGGCATTTCTTTGAACCCTCCATATTGTCCTTGGCTCTGAAATGTGTAGGCCACCATGTGGGCAAGACGGGTGAGGATCCGGTTAAGCTCAAGGTTCCTTTCCTCACCCTCCAGCAAGTTACAGAGAGTCTGTAGGAAGACAGAGCCGCCTGGGTTCTGAAAAGCCACATGTCCTAAGGAGATAAGAAAATAAATGGCTGTTTGTATTTCGGGGTTTGGCAAATAGACGCACAGGGTTTGGCATAGATGTATCATTAACCTACCTTCACTGCTGGCAAACATTAGAACAGAGTCTCTGGGCAGGTTCAGACTTAGAGAGAAGGCATCTGTAGCGCAAGTGTCCCCATCTGTCTCTAGGAACACCCCTTCATCAAACTGCTCCCCACGGCAAGCCTGCAACAAGGTCACAATAGGACATTATAATACTGTGACCCCCCCCCACCTATGTATTACGCAAAGTACAGTCTCATGCAGCTGCTTttacctgtacaaagaaaagcTTAGGGACCCCTGCCAGCAACGGACTGTTGTTTGGTGCCAAGATGTCGTACAGATCCCTTAGTAAAACTGGTGTCCCATAGAAATCGTAAATGAGCCCCTCGTTGCCATGGCTGGACAGGATGCTTATGAAGCTCTCCCCTTGTGGCATCTTGCTCTCTGAAGAAGAAGGGAACAGGGTCAGACTCAACCATACAGCACAAACACCAACAGCACCATATCTCTGCCTGGGCCATACCACTGGGACAACGGGCATTACATTATTGTAAAAAACGATTACTGGCCCAAGCACACCCCAAATGGTGCCCAGAACCCAAATCAGCAATTGTAATGGCTACTCAGGCTTTGCGCAACAATTCTTTAAggatttagtacaggtatcggaccccttatccagaaacccgttatccagaaagctccgaattacggaaagcctgtctcccatagactccattataagcaaataatccagaattttaaaactgatttcctttttttatgtagaaataaaacagtacctgtacttgatcccaactaagatataaataatccttattggatgcaaaacaatcctattgggtttaattaatgttttattaattttttagtagacttaaggtatggagatccaaattacggaaagaccccttatctggaatacccttggtcccaagcattctggataatgggtcctatacctgtatctaaaaCCACAGGACTGGCCTTCAAGGTAGTGTATGGGATGGCACAGTCTGAAGGTCAGGTACGGTGAGAATACCTTTCTGGTAGATATCCTTTATCTCCTTGGCACTGACATCCATGTGTAGGGAGACTTTGTAACCCAGACGAGAAAGGACCTTGAATAGTCGGTTGACGTCGCGTTTCACCCCCTTGCGCTGATCTAGACTCCCCACTTCTCCATGCCTGGGGTGGAATTCCGATATGGCGATGATCACTGCTCGGCCCTTCATCTCCTTTAACATCATGTGTAACTAAGGGAAAGATAAAAAGGGAGACCAGCTGACCTCCAGTATCCCAGCAGGGAAAGCACACTATAcacttatacagaaaaaaatggtgcaaaatcggcaaaatgttttaaagcaacttttttccctcttttaaaacaaattaatacAAAAGAACCACGGtgaacattaaaggggatgtaaacccaagaAAACATTTTagcctaataaaagaaattgtaattctaagcaacccaTTTGAAGGTaaaacaccaatattacacctAAAAAAAACACGTTGGTTCAGTAATACCAttttaaatccattttaaaattatttgctatataaacagtgtaaatcatgacagtatccctttaaagaaacatGTCAGTATAACTGCTATTGATCTGTCTGTCCAGCCCTATAACTGCCCTAGtgacttttagggtgaagacacacagagcttatagtagcagctacttgtcgtggctactaaaacagacaatgctgatcatttactggtaattgtcaacatgtgttttagcagagtcaattctcagtattgtctatggcaaggtattttctagagtttagtagccgtgacaagtagctgctactagtagctgtgtgtcttcacccttaaaacaatgcagcagaagccagcagaTTAACAGACTCGCAAAGAAACTCTGCaaggctgacttctgctacactatttcaagagacagaaccaaGAGGGCAGAAAACTGCCTTTCCATAGCaattatacagtatttacaaataactttaaaaccattgaacatttgcaatgaatgtatattgggaagttgctcagaattacattttctgtcattGGCCAGAATTGTAGTTTTAGGTTCACATGAAATTTAATAATTTACAAACAAATATCTTCcattttttagccagatatcttTGGGCAGCCTATCAGGCAACCCAAAACACGGCCAATATGCTGACCACTCAATCTGGAGTGGGGCTGTGTTTGTAGCTTATATCAGCCTTTGTATGGGCAGATAATGTGTGATTTGCCATAGGAGGTGCAAACTAGCCAGAAATTAATATTTACAGAAGGACAGAGATGGACAGGCCCTAGGCACCCCCCTGTGTGCACATGTAAAGTCACCCTGTGGGGGTTGCCACATAATGATAAGTGCCGACAGAGGGCAAGGGAGTGcggaccaggggtaggcaggagaggtacctaccTGGCCCCCCCTCAcccttgcaccctaggcaggtgcctcttctgcctgcctctagtTACAGCCCTGGAACAGGGCAAGATATGCATCTGGTTagtattttatacaggtatgggatcccttttccggaaacccgttatccagaaagtttcgaattacagaaaggccatctcccatagactccattataagcaaaaaatttgaattttataaaatgatttcctttttctctgtaataataaaacagtacctgtacttgatcccaactaagatataattatcccttattgggggcagaacagccctattgggtttatttaatggttaaatgattcccttttctctgtaataataaaacagtacctgtacttgatcccaactaagatataattaccccttattgggggcagaacagccctattgggtttatttaatggttaaatgattcccttttctctgtaataataaaacagtacctgtacttgatcccaactaagatataattaccccttattgggggcagaacagtcctattgggtttatttcatggttaaatgattcccttttctctgtaataataaaacagtacctgtacttgatcccaactaagatataattaccccttattgggggcagaacagccctattgggtttatttaatggttaaatgattcccttttctctgtaataataaaacagtacctgtacttgatcccaactaagatataatgagtccttattggaggcaaaacaatattattgggtttattcaatatttaaatgatttttagcagacttaagttatggagatccaaaatacagaaagatccctaatctggaaacccccaggtcccgagcattctggataacaggtctggaCAACTTAATTTCACTAGAAGTAATATTCAGGAACTTTTAGAAAAACTGGGACAATTTTGGTGCAAAAGTTTGGAAAACCAGGTGAAAAATTAGTAAAAAGCACCCATTTAAATGCATTAGAAATGTAAAATGCAGGTTAAGGTTAAATGTGGCTAAAGCTATAACTCTTATTAGTATTAGTAATGTTATGGTTAGTATTTGCCCTTACTTTACCCCACCAGATACTCGCCCCGCTCCATGCTTAACATCCCCACTTACCTATGAAGCCCTGTCTCTTGTCTCCTTACAAGTGAATGCTCAGCCTTTCCCTTTAACCGCTTGCTCTATAGAGTACAGGGTGCTGCTCCACCTACTTCCAGGCAGTAATATAGCTGGGAGGCAATAAAGGCACAGCTCACAGGTCACACACACACGCCCATCCCTCCAGGAAACAAAAGAAAGGTGCCAATCAGCAACAAAGCGGAAACTTCCAACATGTGACATGAGATTTAGACTATAAGATTTCTAGCAAAGAATATTACAAAAACTTTATCACACACGTAATTATGATACAATTCTCCAATGAACTCATGCTTGTGCACAATTGGGCACTTGGAGTGATTCTGGGCATATATAGGCCTGAATTGGAAATCTATTTGTTCTGGCAAAGGccggggggctgctgtaagatgccataggcagtcactatttattgggcagatGAGGGCTGTTTGTACTTGGAATGtaagggcctattttaaatcccagtccaggcctgtccaTTGCGCATTCTTGGCAGGGTAAAAAACTTTGAAATCAAGTGACAaagtatttcagtgaaataaacaaaccatttattggctcaaaattaaacaaacaattcaaaaataagcaattaTTGTTGTTTAAattattgcttatttttgaattgtttgtttaattttgagccaataaatggtttgtttatttcactgaaatacttTGTCACTTGATTGTATACTgtttcaggacctatcagtgggatataacttctGGATTCTCTTTTTTAATCCACCATTAtcattaatttaaacattttgaaatgGCTACAAGGACCATATGCCTTAAGGGTTCAAACTTACCTCGTTAAAATGGAAGATTGATATAATCCAAAATCTGCATTACTTATTACCGGGTTGTATTTCATATGTAGACACCTTGAGGGTCTGTTCCTGGGGGCGCAGCTTTAGGGGTACAGGTCATggaaaaaatgcttttaaaaaaggTACGGCTGAATCCATCAGAAGGCTGGAATTTGAAAGGCGGTAATACCCCACCCTTCACTTTAGTGAACAGAACATGTAAAGATGTATGGTCCAGTT contains:
- the LOC733553 gene encoding uncharacterized protein LOC733553, with the protein product MKGRAVIIAISEFHPRHGEVGSLDQRKGVKRDVNRLFKVLSRLGYKVSLHMDVSAKEIKDIYQKESKMPQGESFISILSSHGNEGLIYDFYGTPVLLRDLYDILAPNNSPLLAGVPKLFFVQACRGEQFDEGVFLETDGDTCATDAFSLSLNLPRDSVLMFASSEGHVAFQNPGGSVFLQTLCNLLEGEERNLELNRILTRLAHMVAYTFQSQGQYGGFKEMPCYTTNLTRELYPFRQS
- the LOC733553 gene encoding uncharacterized protein LOC733553 isoform X1 translates to MMLKEMKGRAVIIAISEFHPRHGEVGSLDQRKGVKRDVNRLFKVLSRLGYKVSLHMDVSAKEIKDIYQKESKMPQGESFISILSSHGNEGLIYDFYGTPVLLRDLYDILAPNNSPLLAGVPKLFFVQACRGEQFDEGVFLETDGDTCATDAFSLSLNLPRDSVLMFASSEGHVAFQNPGGSVFLQTLCNLLEGEERNLELNRILTRLAHMVAYTFQSQGQYGGFKEMPCYTTNLTRELYPFRQS